One window of Macrococcus sp. 19Msa1099 genomic DNA carries:
- the pyk gene encoding pyruvate kinase, translating to MRKTKIVCTIGPASESPEMLEKLMNAGMNVARLNFSHGSHEEHQARIETIRSVAQRLNKTVAILLDTKGPEIRTHNMGNDKIELVKGSTVTVNMEQVLGTPAEFSVTYPELINDIHIGSTILLDDGLIELKVKDILHDEGKIVCDVINAGELKNKKGVNLPGVKVNLPGITDKDASDILFGIEQKVDFIAASFVRRASDVLEIREILEKNQCDFIHIIPKIENEEGIENIDQILEVSDGLMIARGDMGVEIPAEQVPLVQKELIQKCNILGKPVITATQMLDSMQRNPRCTRAEASDVANAIYDGSDAVMLSGETAAGLYPEESVKTMHNIAFAAEEAQDYKRMLSDRTKLNQPSMVNAIGVSVAHTALNLDVQTIVAATESGTTAQIISKYRPHAHIIAVTPYEETARHLSLVWGVIPIVKTGKSTTDELLDKSVQAAIEIGTVENGDLIIITAGIPTGEAGTTNLMKIHLIGDVIAAGTGIGRTAAHGKVIKANSAEELQGIDMTDKVVVSPQTDADMVPYLEQAVAIVTEEGGLTSHAAVVGLNLGKPTIVGVQDVMNTLENGTLVTVDAQHNKVYIGHAKVN from the coding sequence ATGAGAAAAACTAAAATAGTATGTACAATCGGACCGGCTTCAGAATCTCCTGAAATGTTAGAGAAATTGATGAATGCGGGTATGAACGTTGCTCGACTTAATTTCTCGCATGGTTCACACGAGGAACATCAGGCACGTATCGAGACAATTCGCTCTGTAGCGCAACGTTTAAATAAGACGGTAGCAATCTTGCTTGATACGAAAGGTCCTGAAATTAGAACACATAATATGGGAAACGATAAGATTGAACTTGTCAAAGGTTCAACTGTTACAGTCAATATGGAACAAGTATTGGGCACGCCTGCAGAGTTCTCGGTCACGTATCCTGAACTAATCAATGATATTCATATAGGTTCTACAATTTTGTTAGACGATGGATTGATCGAACTTAAGGTCAAAGATATCCTGCATGACGAAGGTAAGATTGTATGTGACGTCATCAATGCAGGTGAACTAAAGAATAAGAAAGGTGTAAATTTACCTGGTGTCAAAGTAAACTTGCCTGGAATTACAGATAAAGATGCTTCAGATATTCTATTCGGTATCGAACAGAAAGTAGACTTCATTGCGGCATCATTTGTACGTCGTGCGAGTGATGTATTAGAAATTCGTGAAATATTAGAGAAAAATCAATGCGACTTTATTCATATTATCCCTAAAATTGAAAATGAAGAAGGGATAGAGAATATCGATCAGATTCTGGAAGTTTCTGATGGACTGATGATTGCACGTGGAGATATGGGGGTTGAAATACCCGCTGAGCAAGTACCGCTAGTACAGAAAGAATTGATTCAGAAGTGTAATATTCTCGGAAAACCTGTAATCACTGCCACACAGATGCTCGATTCTATGCAGCGTAACCCACGTTGTACACGTGCAGAAGCAAGTGACGTTGCCAACGCCATCTATGATGGAAGTGACGCAGTGATGTTATCAGGTGAAACGGCTGCAGGATTATATCCGGAAGAATCGGTTAAGACGATGCACAATATTGCATTTGCTGCAGAAGAAGCACAAGATTATAAGCGCATGCTTTCAGACCGTACGAAATTAAATCAGCCATCTATGGTAAATGCGATTGGTGTGTCTGTAGCTCATACTGCTTTAAATTTAGACGTACAGACGATTGTCGCTGCAACTGAAAGTGGTACAACAGCACAGATAATCTCTAAATATCGCCCACATGCACATATTATCGCAGTAACACCTTATGAAGAAACAGCGAGACATCTTTCTTTAGTATGGGGCGTAATACCTATAGTGAAGACTGGTAAATCTACAACAGATGAATTATTAGATAAATCTGTACAGGCAGCAATTGAAATAGGAACTGTCGAAAATGGAGATTTAATCATTATTACAGCAGGTATCCCAACAGGTGAAGCAGGAACTACGAACTTAATGAAGATTCATCTGATTGGTGATGTGATTGCAGCAGGAACAGGTATAGGTAGAACTGCAGCACACGGCAAGGTCATTAAAGCAAATAGTGCAGAAGAACTACAAGGTATTGATATGACGGACAAAGTTGTCGTATCACCGCAGACAGATGCAGATATGGTACCTTATCTTGAACAGGCAGTTGCGATTGTAACTGAAGAAGGTGGATTAACATCACATGCGGCAGTCGTTGGGCTTAATCTCGGTAAACCGACAATCGTAGGTGTCCAGGATGTGATGAATACATTAGAAAACGGTACACTTGTAACAGTAGATGCACAGCATAATAAAGTATATATCGGGCACGCAAAAGTAAACTAA
- the pfkA gene encoding 6-phosphofructokinase, which translates to MKKIAVLTSGGDAPGMNAAVRAVVRKAMYYGIEVYGVYQGYQGLINNNIKKMERGTVGDKIQRGGTFLQSARCPEFKDPEVRKQAIANLNNLGIEGLVVIGGDGSYRGAQRLNEEGIKTIGIPGTIDNDINGTDFTIGFDTALNTIVEAIDKIRDTASSHERTFIVEVMGRDAGDLALWSGLAGGAETVLCPEHRKDVKVIADKIQQGIERGKKHSIIVVAEGVMTGEECGQELKKYINVDTRISVLGHMQRGGSPSGMDRVLASRLGGYAVELLMNNETGLAVGIQNNSLSKTKFEDIFTSVHHLDEKMYDLSNELSI; encoded by the coding sequence ATGAAAAAGATAGCTGTATTAACGAGTGGTGGCGATGCACCTGGAATGAATGCTGCTGTTCGTGCTGTTGTGCGTAAAGCAATGTATTATGGCATAGAAGTTTATGGCGTATATCAAGGGTATCAAGGATTAATCAATAATAATATTAAGAAGATGGAACGTGGTACTGTAGGGGATAAGATACAGCGTGGGGGGACGTTTCTGCAGTCGGCACGTTGTCCAGAATTTAAAGATCCAGAAGTACGTAAGCAGGCGATTGCCAATTTAAATAATCTTGGTATCGAAGGTCTAGTGGTTATTGGTGGCGATGGAAGTTATCGTGGTGCTCAAAGACTGAATGAAGAAGGCATAAAGACAATCGGTATTCCAGGAACAATCGATAATGATATCAACGGCACAGACTTTACGATAGGATTTGATACGGCTTTAAATACGATTGTAGAAGCAATTGATAAGATTAGAGATACAGCGTCGAGTCATGAACGTACATTCATCGTAGAAGTCATGGGGAGAGATGCCGGAGACTTAGCGCTATGGTCTGGTCTTGCAGGAGGTGCTGAGACAGTATTGTGTCCAGAGCACCGTAAAGATGTCAAGGTCATTGCAGATAAAATTCAACAAGGGATCGAACGTGGCAAGAAACATTCTATCATCGTTGTTGCTGAAGGCGTTATGACCGGTGAAGAATGTGGTCAGGAACTAAAGAAATATATTAATGTTGATACTCGTATCTCGGTACTTGGTCATATGCAGCGTGGAGGCTCACCTTCTGGAATGGATAGAGTACTTGCAAGTCGTCTAGGTGGCTATGCTGTAGAACTGCTGATGAATAATGAAACTGGTCTTGCAGTTGGCATTCAGAATAATAGTTTATCTAAGACTAAGTTTGAAGATATCTTCACATCTGTCCATCATTTAGATGAGAAGATGTATGATTTATCTAATGAATTATCGATATAA
- the accA gene encoding acetyl-CoA carboxylase carboxyl transferase subunit alpha: MLDFEQPIRDIEKKIQDIEQYMKASDVDLTHEVELLKAKKENLFKSIYADLSPWQRVQIARLGERPTTLDYIAHLFDEFMEFHGDRNFRDDPAIVGGIASFQGRPVTVIGHQRGKETKDNIYRNFGMAHPEGYRKAMRLMKQAEKFNRPIICFIDTKGAYPGKAAEERGQSESIARNLVEMAALKVPVISIVIGEGGSGGALGLGVCNTLLMLENATYSVISPEGAAALLWKDSTLAQLSAETMKITAPDLLELGVVDEVIHEIPGGAHRDIAQQSQLINKALTPYIRELSQRSAEDIVQQRYDKFRAIGEIK, translated from the coding sequence GTGCTGGATTTTGAACAACCTATTAGAGATATCGAAAAGAAAATTCAAGATATAGAGCAGTATATGAAAGCATCTGATGTTGATTTAACACATGAGGTAGAATTACTGAAGGCAAAGAAAGAAAACCTATTTAAATCAATCTATGCCGATCTGTCCCCTTGGCAAAGAGTGCAGATTGCACGTCTAGGTGAAAGACCGACAACTTTAGATTATATTGCGCATCTATTTGATGAGTTTATGGAATTTCATGGAGATAGAAACTTTAGAGATGATCCTGCAATCGTCGGAGGTATTGCTTCTTTCCAAGGCCGTCCTGTTACTGTCATTGGTCACCAAAGAGGAAAAGAGACGAAAGATAATATATACAGAAATTTCGGTATGGCGCATCCAGAAGGTTATCGTAAAGCGATGCGATTGATGAAGCAAGCTGAAAAGTTCAACCGTCCGATTATATGCTTTATCGATACGAAAGGAGCATATCCTGGTAAAGCAGCTGAAGAACGCGGGCAGAGTGAATCGATTGCACGCAATCTAGTAGAGATGGCTGCACTTAAAGTACCGGTTATCTCGATTGTCATCGGGGAAGGTGGGAGTGGTGGAGCACTTGGTTTAGGTGTATGTAATACATTGTTAATGTTAGAAAATGCAACGTATTCCGTCATTTCTCCAGAAGGTGCGGCAGCGTTACTGTGGAAAGATAGTACACTGGCCCAGTTGTCGGCAGAAACGATGAAGATTACTGCACCTGACTTACTTGAACTTGGCGTCGTAGATGAAGTGATTCATGAAATACCTGGTGGTGCACATCGAGATATCGCACAACAAAGTCAGTTGATCAATAAAGCATTAACTCCGTATATTCGTGAACTTTCACAACGCTCTGCAGAGGACATTGTGCAGCAACGTTATGATAAGTTTAGAGCAATCGGTGAAATCAAATAA
- the accD gene encoding acetyl-CoA carboxylase, carboxyltransferase subunit beta — translation MFKDIFKKNKKKKYVTVKNMTDTEVPEGIMAKCPKCQKIMYTKELQENLNVCFNCDHHMAMNAYDRIDALMDKDTFKELDKHVEPVNPLNFPNYEEKIEKDRMKTEIDEAVVTGWGTINGYETGIAVMDSRFRMGSMGTVVGEKITRVIEYATKQQMPFIIFTASGGARMQEGILSLMQMAKVSVALNRHREAGLLYIAFMTHPTTGGVSASFASVGDINLAEPESLIGFAGRRIIEQTINEKLPDDFQTAEFLLDHGQLDKVVHRNEMKEVLTTILKLHQRGEN, via the coding sequence ATGTTTAAGGATATCTTTAAAAAGAATAAGAAGAAAAAATATGTAACCGTTAAAAATATGACAGATACAGAAGTACCTGAAGGTATAATGGCGAAATGTCCAAAATGTCAAAAAATCATGTATACAAAAGAGCTGCAAGAAAATCTAAATGTCTGTTTTAACTGTGATCATCACATGGCGATGAACGCCTATGACCGCATTGATGCTTTGATGGATAAAGATACATTTAAGGAACTGGATAAACATGTTGAACCAGTCAATCCGCTTAACTTTCCGAATTATGAAGAGAAAATAGAGAAAGATAGAATGAAGACGGAGATTGATGAAGCAGTCGTAACCGGATGGGGTACTATCAACGGCTATGAAACGGGTATCGCTGTAATGGATTCAAGGTTTCGTATGGGCTCTATGGGAACGGTTGTTGGAGAGAAGATTACACGTGTAATTGAATATGCGACGAAACAGCAGATGCCTTTTATTATCTTTACAGCAAGTGGTGGTGCGAGAATGCAGGAAGGAATACTATCGCTGATGCAAATGGCCAAAGTGAGTGTGGCTTTGAACCGACATCGTGAAGCAGGGTTATTATACATTGCATTCATGACACATCCTACGACAGGTGGTGTATCTGCAAGTTTTGCATCTGTCGGAGATATTAATCTTGCGGAACCAGAAAGTTTGATTGGATTTGCAGGACGACGTATCATCGAACAGACGATTAATGAGAAATTACCTGATGATTTCCAGACCGCTGAATTTCTACTGGATCATGGACAGCTTGATAAAGTTGTCCATCGTAATGAGATGAAAGAGGTCCTTACTACAATCTTGAAATTACATCAAAGGGGTGAAAATTAA
- a CDS encoding GntR family transcriptional regulator, whose amino-acid sequence MNTPHKGFNHVLDEIDRMIKNDGLKSGDKLPSERHLSELLNISRSSIREALRALEILGVIETRRGEGTYLSDMDNNQFFELIGGYLITSRAQTGEIKDFIHMIESSITIEENKTIEECINTSNTIMFRVWKLLKRYEATYDEKA is encoded by the coding sequence GTGAATACCCCGCATAAAGGTTTTAATCATGTTTTAGATGAAATCGACCGTATGATAAAGAATGATGGACTGAAGTCTGGTGATAAACTTCCATCTGAAAGACATTTGAGCGAATTACTCAATATTAGTCGCTCAAGCATAAGAGAAGCATTACGCGCACTTGAGATTCTTGGCGTTATCGAGACAAGACGGGGCGAAGGAACTTATTTATCTGATATGGATAATAACCAGTTCTTCGAGCTGATAGGTGGATATTTGATCACGTCAAGGGCACAAACAGGTGAAATAAAGGATTTTATACATATGATTGAAAGCAGTATAACAATTGAAGAGAACAAGACGATTGAAGAATGTATCAATACAAGCAACACAATCATGTTTAGAGTTTGGAAATTATTAAAGCGCTATGAAGCGACTTATGATGAGAAGGCGTGA
- a CDS encoding DNA polymerase III subunit alpha codes for MVVHLNVHSAYDLLHSTVEIDKLVTRVTELKEHAVALTDFNVLFGVQSFYKACIAADIKPIIGMEIRVTDGLKQIHAVCLARNNTGYVNLIKLSSRIQLKGVTLTPLKWLTQYQSGLIVIFKSITESESHFTQGIESYYICHNSSLAAKKVYIEDVLYLESSGVQHLEVLNAIEENKKLPLEMVQIKAGTAYMKGEAQLVDLKIPQDYIDRTHEIAEQCNVDITKHHASMPKFPIDGYSSDAYLMKLLQDKKKEIPHFDERYEQRLRYEYDVITQMGYADYFLIVGDLIQYAKENDILVGPGRGSSGGSLISYVLGITEVDPVQYNLLFERFLNPERVTMPDIDIDFEDTKRDQVIQYAVDKYGKYNVSGIVTFGHLNARAVMRDTGRILQFSDAELKEISTLIPKRVGITLDDMKTDEDFVRFINKSDRRKQWFDIAYALEGLPRNTSTHAAGVIIHDQLLTDYVPIIEGDSVSLTQWTMTEVESIGLLKIDFLGLRNLSIIHNVMDQVKIQFNQQLDLNTLPLDDPKVYALLAQGDTTGIFQLESDGIRNVLRNLKPSHFNDIVAVLALYRPGPMEQIPVYIERRHGAQSVDYIHDDLKAILKDTFGVIIYQEQIMQIANQFAGFSYGEADILRRAMSKKDMSVLLTEKEHFILGSVNKGYDKQTAEAIYELILKFANYGFPKAHAVAYAKIAYCMLYLKVHYPNIFYTAILSNQIGSEHKTKEIIDEVKKRGIPIYAADINKAHWYYRTYKDGILNALGVIKGLGYKSVQDIIDARKQGSFKDIYDFCARIPSRIVSKPLLEALIHAGSFDSFGHTRATLLASLDMIIDVERTNEGEGSFLESLGLNKKKDYIIHEEMSDMKKAEYEKAYLGFYLTNHPVESRFKALQYLPLYKIAQRLNQHYMLIFIDEVRRIRTKKGQPMAFIKGFDGTDNIDIVCFPDTYRKFETAIQSHQMVVINGKFDNNRGKDNYIAETIETVESFIKRIYEQARFIYIREPLPETFILDEGEIQVIYFDRAQHVIGTVSKDKIKELVEYFNPEDIRII; via the coding sequence ATGGTTGTTCATTTAAATGTGCATTCGGCATATGATCTTTTACATTCTACAGTTGAAATCGATAAGTTAGTGACACGTGTCACAGAATTAAAAGAACATGCAGTTGCCCTGACGGACTTTAATGTATTATTTGGTGTGCAATCATTTTATAAGGCATGTATTGCTGCTGATATTAAACCGATAATTGGAATGGAGATACGTGTGACGGATGGCCTGAAACAAATTCATGCCGTATGTCTTGCACGCAACAATACAGGATATGTGAACCTGATCAAACTTTCATCGAGAATACAGCTTAAAGGTGTAACGCTCACACCTTTAAAATGGCTGACACAATATCAATCTGGACTAATCGTAATCTTCAAGTCGATTACGGAGTCAGAATCACATTTTACACAGGGTATCGAATCTTATTATATTTGCCATAACAGTTCTCTTGCTGCAAAAAAAGTATATATAGAAGATGTACTTTATCTAGAATCCAGTGGTGTACAGCATCTGGAAGTACTCAATGCGATAGAGGAGAATAAGAAGCTGCCATTAGAAATGGTACAAATCAAAGCGGGCACAGCGTATATGAAGGGTGAAGCGCAACTCGTTGATTTGAAGATTCCGCAGGACTATATAGACCGCACGCATGAAATTGCAGAACAATGTAATGTAGATATTACAAAGCATCATGCATCTATGCCGAAATTTCCTATCGATGGTTATTCGAGTGATGCATATCTAATGAAGCTGCTTCAAGATAAAAAGAAAGAGATTCCACATTTTGATGAACGCTATGAGCAACGTCTGCGTTATGAATATGATGTCATAACGCAGATGGGGTATGCCGATTACTTTCTGATTGTCGGTGATTTAATTCAGTATGCAAAGGAAAATGATATTCTTGTTGGCCCGGGGCGTGGTTCTTCAGGTGGCTCACTAATCAGCTATGTGCTTGGAATCACTGAAGTAGATCCTGTTCAATACAATCTGCTCTTCGAACGGTTCTTAAATCCAGAACGTGTGACGATGCCAGATATTGATATTGATTTTGAAGATACGAAGCGTGATCAGGTGATTCAGTATGCGGTTGACAAATACGGTAAATACAATGTCAGTGGCATCGTGACATTCGGACATTTAAATGCCCGTGCTGTAATGCGTGATACAGGGCGTATATTACAGTTTTCAGATGCCGAATTAAAAGAAATCAGTACTTTGATTCCAAAACGTGTCGGTATCACACTTGATGATATGAAGACGGATGAGGATTTTGTGCGGTTCATCAATAAGAGTGATCGTCGAAAGCAATGGTTTGACATTGCTTATGCGCTCGAAGGACTCCCGCGTAACACATCGACACATGCTGCTGGCGTAATTATTCATGATCAGCTACTGACAGATTACGTGCCGATTATAGAAGGAGATTCAGTGTCACTTACGCAGTGGACGATGACAGAAGTTGAATCTATCGGTTTACTGAAAATCGACTTTTTAGGACTAAGGAATCTGTCAATCATACATAATGTGATGGATCAGGTTAAGATACAGTTTAATCAGCAGCTTGACCTGAATACATTGCCGCTTGATGACCCTAAAGTCTATGCATTACTGGCGCAAGGTGACACCACTGGTATATTCCAGCTCGAATCGGATGGTATTCGAAATGTACTGCGTAATCTGAAACCCAGTCATTTCAACGACATTGTTGCCGTGCTGGCACTTTATCGACCAGGCCCTATGGAACAGATTCCAGTCTATATTGAAAGAAGGCACGGTGCTCAATCTGTAGATTATATTCATGACGATCTAAAAGCGATATTGAAAGATACATTTGGTGTCATCATTTATCAAGAACAAATTATGCAGATTGCAAATCAATTTGCAGGATTCAGTTACGGAGAAGCGGATATATTAAGGCGAGCCATGAGCAAGAAGGACATGTCGGTGCTACTGACGGAAAAAGAACATTTTATTTTAGGAAGCGTCAATAAAGGTTATGATAAACAAACCGCAGAAGCGATATATGAATTAATACTGAAGTTCGCGAACTATGGATTTCCGAAAGCGCATGCAGTTGCATATGCGAAAATCGCTTACTGTATGTTATACCTGAAAGTACATTATCCAAATATCTTCTATACAGCTATCCTGAGTAATCAAATCGGCAGTGAGCACAAGACTAAAGAGATTATCGATGAAGTCAAGAAACGTGGTATACCGATATATGCTGCCGATATCAATAAGGCACATTGGTATTATCGCACATATAAGGACGGTATATTAAACGCTCTAGGTGTCATTAAAGGACTCGGCTACAAAAGTGTTCAGGATATTATTGATGCAAGAAAACAAGGTTCATTTAAAGATATCTATGATTTCTGTGCACGTATCCCCTCACGAATTGTTAGTAAACCTTTATTAGAAGCTCTAATCCATGCCGGCAGTTTTGATTCCTTTGGACACACGCGCGCAACATTACTTGCATCACTTGATATGATAATCGATGTTGAAAGGACAAACGAAGGAGAAGGAAGCTTTCTAGAGTCGCTTGGTTTAAATAAGAAGAAAGATTATATCATTCACGAAGAAATGTCAGATATGAAAAAAGCAGAATATGAAAAAGCATATCTTGGCTTTTATTTAACGAATCATCCGGTCGAATCACGTTTTAAAGCACTTCAATATTTGCCGTTATATAAAATTGCGCAACGACTGAATCAGCATTACATGCTGATATTCATTGATGAAGTGAGAAGGATTAGAACAAAGAAAGGTCAACCGATGGCATTTATCAAAGGCTTTGATGGTACAGATAATATCGATATCGTATGTTTTCCAGATACTTATCGTAAGTTTGAGACAGCGATTCAATCTCATCAAATGGTTGTGATCAATGGGAAATTTGATAATAACAGAGGGAAAGATAACTATATCGCTGAAACGATTGAAACTGTCGAATCATTTATAAAAAGAATATACGAGCAAGCTCGATTTATTTATATACGCGAACCGTTGCCAGAGACTTTTATTCTAGATGAAGGGGAGATACAGGTCATCTATTTTGATCGTGCACAACATGTAATTGGCACAGTGTCCAAAGATAAAATTAAAGAACTGGTTGAATATTTCAATCCTGAAGACATTCGCATAATATAA
- a CDS encoding bifunctional oligoribonuclease/PAP phosphatase NrnA — protein sequence MNKQEINALINEINAYETIIIFRHVRPDPDALGSQIGLKHAIKRLYPNKRVYAVGTEVENLKFIGDMDTLTDKQFERALALVLDTANAPRIDDSRYTLCDKVIKIDHHPPEDQYGELNIVDTTASSTSEIIYEILTSLGYGSDYIDTAAAKCLYIGIVGDTGRFLFNNTTSRTMEVAAELLKFDIDHTKMINQMQQREASSMKFQGFVLQNFNFDNGVGNIFISKEILERFNITASEASLFVNAFSDMKGIKAWAYAVDEGDAIRVRLRSKEVVINTLAAKYNGGGHPLASGASVYSISEYEQLLSELKKLVNG from the coding sequence ATGAATAAACAAGAAATAAATGCACTGATTAATGAAATCAATGCTTACGAGACAATTATTATTTTTAGACATGTCCGACCGGATCCAGATGCATTAGGTTCACAAATAGGATTAAAACATGCAATTAAGCGTTTATATCCCAATAAACGTGTATATGCGGTGGGTACTGAAGTTGAAAATTTAAAGTTTATCGGTGACATGGATACTTTAACTGATAAACAGTTTGAAAGGGCGTTAGCGCTCGTTTTGGATACTGCAAATGCACCGCGTATTGATGATAGCAGATACACGCTTTGTGATAAGGTAATAAAAATCGATCATCATCCCCCTGAAGATCAATATGGAGAACTTAACATTGTGGATACGACTGCATCGTCAACAAGTGAAATCATCTATGAAATATTGACTTCTCTAGGATATGGAAGTGATTATATCGATACCGCAGCAGCAAAGTGTCTTTATATCGGGATTGTTGGAGATACTGGAAGATTTCTCTTCAATAATACAACATCGCGAACGATGGAAGTTGCTGCTGAACTACTTAAGTTTGATATAGATCATACGAAGATGATTAATCAAATGCAGCAACGAGAGGCTTCAAGTATGAAGTTTCAAGGCTTTGTGCTGCAAAACTTTAACTTTGATAATGGAGTCGGCAATATTTTCATTTCTAAGGAAATACTAGAAAGATTTAATATTACCGCTTCAGAGGCTTCGTTATTTGTCAATGCCTTTTCCGATATGAAAGGAATCAAAGCATGGGCTTATGCTGTAGATGAAGGCGATGCTATTCGCGTGAGACTTAGAAGTAAAGAAGTTGTGATTAACACGCTCGCTGCTAAATATAATGGCGGAGGTCATCCATTGGCAAGTGGTGCTTCTGTATATAGCATATCGGAATACGAGCAGTTGTTAAGTGAACTAAAGAAACTTGTAAATGGGTAG
- a CDS encoding YtpI family protein, which yields MEVIFPYIISALVAVMLFSFIFTIFNIAKYFRTVKDVRRAWYRARARQCFAIFMFAFALNQMLLFPQWFTFVVCAILIVFAVVNYQYAIRAKHHFESHFADEDAAWAELEKKQRQR from the coding sequence ATGGAAGTTATTTTTCCTTATATTATATCAGCACTTGTTGCTGTTATGTTGTTTTCATTTATATTTACTATATTTAATATCGCTAAGTACTTCAGAACAGTGAAAGACGTTCGTCGCGCCTGGTATCGCGCTCGAGCACGTCAATGTTTCGCTATCTTTATGTTTGCCTTCGCTTTGAACCAGATGCTGTTATTTCCACAGTGGTTTACTTTTGTAGTATGCGCGATACTGATCGTCTTTGCAGTAGTTAACTATCAATATGCGATTAGAGCAAAGCATCATTTTGAGTCTCACTTTGCAGATGAAGACGCTGCATGGGCTGAACTTGAAAAGAAACAGCGCCAACGATAG
- a CDS encoding DRTGG domain-containing protein, whose amino-acid sequence MTKHEQIIEHITNLPVGSKISVRQIAKILRVSEGTAYRAIKEAENNGIVSTIERVGTIRIEKKKRNAIDNLTFAEIVNIIDGHVIGGREGLHKSLTKFAIGAMELNEVEKYIGENTLLIVGNRSEVQKLALSKGSAVLVTGGFDTTEEVKKMADSLELPIISSNFDTFAVANMINRAIYDQLIKKEVLTAQDILIKIENTICLRENDTVSEWNHLSESSKHTRFPVLDDNNKLSGIVTSKDVLGKNPNEKIKKVMTKNPVSVNLNSTVASCAHIMIWESIELLPVVSRYNNLLGIVSREDVLKAMQVVDRQPHIGDTINDQVLKKMTFKEGEISVKISPQMSNQFGMLSKSVYLAIIEETINHEMKKHIKGDILIDNIDIIFIKIVQMDSEVNVTFTLLDLGRKAAKVEVALSVRNQTVAKSLCAVQVIEHFY is encoded by the coding sequence TTGACAAAACATGAACAAATCATAGAACATATCACCAATTTACCCGTGGGGTCAAAGATATCTGTAAGACAAATCGCAAAGATACTCCGTGTATCTGAAGGTACTGCATATCGTGCAATTAAAGAGGCTGAGAATAATGGTATCGTTTCAACGATTGAACGTGTTGGAACGATTCGTATCGAAAAGAAGAAGCGCAATGCAATAGATAATCTGACGTTTGCAGAGATTGTTAATATTATTGACGGTCATGTTATTGGTGGGCGTGAGGGCCTGCATAAATCATTGACCAAGTTTGCAATTGGTGCCATGGAACTAAACGAAGTGGAGAAGTATATCGGTGAGAATACCTTGCTTATTGTCGGTAACCGTTCAGAAGTACAGAAGCTTGCCTTGTCAAAAGGCTCTGCCGTACTCGTTACAGGTGGTTTTGATACTACTGAGGAAGTTAAAAAAATGGCAGACAGCTTAGAATTGCCGATTATCTCTTCTAATTTTGATACCTTTGCTGTCGCAAACATGATCAATCGCGCTATCTATGATCAGCTGATAAAAAAAGAAGTGCTCACAGCACAAGATATATTGATAAAGATAGAGAATACAATCTGTTTAAGAGAAAACGATACTGTCAGTGAATGGAATCATCTTTCAGAATCATCGAAGCACACGAGATTTCCAGTGCTGGATGATAATAATAAACTGAGTGGAATCGTAACAAGTAAAGATGTACTAGGGAAGAATCCTAATGAGAAGATTAAAAAGGTGATGACGAAAAATCCCGTATCAGTGAACTTAAATTCTACTGTCGCAAGTTGTGCGCATATTATGATCTGGGAAAGCATTGAACTGCTGCCAGTTGTTTCTAGATACAATAATCTACTTGGTATCGTATCGCGAGAAGATGTGTTGAAGGCGATGCAGGTTGTCGATCGTCAGCCTCATATTGGTGATACGATTAATGATCAGGTGCTTAAGAAGATGACATTTAAAGAAGGTGAAATTTCAGTGAAAATCTCACCTCAAATGTCCAATCAGTTTGGCATGCTGAGTAAATCTGTTTATTTAGCGATTATAGAAGAGACAATAAATCATGAAATGAAAAAGCATATTAAAGGCGATATACTAATAGATAATATCGATATTATATTTATTAAGATCGTACAGATGGACAGTGAAGTGAATGTGACATTTACGTTGCTCGATCTTGGTAGAAAAGCAGCGAAAGTAGAGGTGGCGTTATCTGTCCGCAATCAAACCGTTGCCAAATCACTTTGTGCGGTACAGGTGATTGAACATTTCTATTAA